One Bacillus sp. 1780r2a1 DNA segment encodes these proteins:
- a CDS encoding sugar O-acetyltransferase produces the protein MTEKEKMLNGENYNARDPELLKMAQEARYYMDEFNKPGNHPDGDKTSILKNLCEFVGENVWIEKPFFCDYGKNISIGKNTFINFNCVFLDTNKIVIGENVLIAPSVQIYTATHPLKADERINSNHKPNEAPYRTLTKPVTIGDNVWIGGNAIILPGVTIGNNSVIGAGSVVTKSIPENSLAIGNPCRVVKEI, from the coding sequence ATGACTGAAAAAGAAAAAATGCTAAACGGTGAGAATTATAATGCTAGGGATCCTGAGTTACTAAAGATGGCCCAAGAAGCACGCTATTATATGGATGAATTTAATAAGCCTGGTAATCATCCAGATGGTGATAAAACAAGTATCTTAAAAAACCTATGTGAGTTTGTTGGAGAAAACGTTTGGATTGAAAAACCGTTTTTTTGCGATTACGGTAAAAATATTTCAATTGGAAAAAATACATTTATCAACTTTAACTGCGTCTTTTTAGATACTAATAAAATCGTCATTGGTGAAAATGTTCTAATTGCACCAAGCGTACAAATTTATACAGCGACCCACCCTTTAAAAGCTGATGAACGAATTAACTCAAACCATAAGCCAAACGAAGCACCTTACCGTACCTTAACTAAACCTGTCACTATTGGGGATAACGTTTGGATTGGTGGAAATGCCATAATTTTGCCAGGCGTTACGATTGGTAACAACTCTGTTATTGGCGCTGGAAGCGTTGTGACTAAATCAATTCCTGAAAACTCATTAGCAATAGGCAATCCGTGTCGAGTTGTTAAAGAAATTTAA
- a CDS encoding FMN-binding negative transcriptional regulator: protein MYIPKYYMIQDEEVIYEIINQHGFGTLFSYHNGEPFATHLPFDLHREEKTLYGHVARANEQWKDAVDQQVLAVFQGPHCYISPSWYETNQTVPTWNYVAVHVSGKLEIIKDQHTIVEVLNKSVAKYEKPESTYELKDVHANLLEGLSKGLVAFKIHITKIEAQAKLSQNHSVERRKRVIHHLEESGQYDNIQVAELMKKGLELKE, encoded by the coding sequence ATGTACATACCGAAGTATTACATGATTCAAGATGAAGAGGTAATATACGAGATTATTAATCAGCACGGGTTTGGTACTTTATTTTCTTATCATAATGGCGAGCCTTTTGCTACGCATTTGCCATTTGATTTACATAGAGAAGAAAAAACTTTATACGGGCATGTAGCTCGAGCGAATGAACAGTGGAAAGATGCTGTCGACCAACAAGTGTTGGCAGTTTTTCAAGGACCACACTGTTACATTTCGCCTTCTTGGTATGAGACCAATCAAACTGTACCTACTTGGAATTACGTTGCTGTTCATGTATCTGGTAAGTTAGAAATTATTAAGGATCAGCACACGATCGTTGAAGTGTTAAATAAATCAGTTGCCAAATATGAAAAGCCGGAAAGCACGTATGAATTAAAAGATGTCCATGCTAATTTACTAGAAGGATTAAGCAAGGGCCTTGTTGCGTTTAAGATTCATATCACAAAAATTGAAGCGCAGGCTAAGCTAAGTCAAAATCATTCAGTTGAACGACGAAAAAGAGTAATTCACCATTTAGAAGAAAGTGGTCAGTACGATAATATACAAGTGGCAGAACTAATGAAAAAAGGATTGGAATTAAAGGAATAA
- a CDS encoding GNAT family N-acetyltransferase: MNIKIEPCNYEQLEQLQVISYETFDETFRHQNSPENMKAYLEKAFTLQQLEKEWVNDFSRFFFLYHDDELAGYLKVNVDEAQSEAMGEDALEIERIYIRNKHQKRGLGKMLFNKAIEVALDLGKQKVWLGVWEKNENALAFYQKLGFVQQGQHSFYMGNEEQIDLIMVKTRI, encoded by the coding sequence ATGAATATAAAAATTGAACCTTGCAATTATGAACAATTAGAGCAGCTGCAAGTCATTAGCTATGAAACGTTTGATGAGACGTTTCGACATCAAAATTCTCCTGAAAACATGAAAGCTTATTTAGAAAAAGCGTTTACCCTACAGCAGCTAGAAAAAGAGTGGGTCAATGATTTTTCACGCTTCTTTTTTCTTTACCATGACGATGAGCTAGCAGGCTATTTAAAAGTCAATGTAGATGAAGCTCAGTCTGAAGCAATGGGGGAGGATGCTCTTGAAATTGAAAGAATTTATATTCGAAACAAGCATCAAAAACGTGGTCTTGGCAAGATGCTATTTAATAAAGCTATCGAAGTAGCGTTAGATTTAGGTAAACAAAAGGTTTGGCTAGGCGTTTGGGAGAAAAATGAGAACGCGCTTGCTTTTTATCAAAAACTGGGATTTGTTCAACAAGGGCAACACTCTTTTTATATGGGGAATGAAGAGCAAATTGATTTAATTATGGTTAAAACACGCATCTAA
- a CDS encoding MarR family transcriptional regulator, translating to MIARALDSISNIEFKEYDLTKGQYLYLVRICENPGIIQEKLAEMIKVDRTTAARAIKKLEINKFIEKKEDIQNKKIKKLFPTEKGMSVFPIIKRENEYSNEVALNGFSKQEVEMMVDLLKRARRNVEKDWEFVKKGNKRTYE from the coding sequence ATGATTGCAAGAGCACTTGATTCCATCAGTAATATTGAATTCAAAGAATATGACCTTACCAAGGGGCAGTATTTGTATCTTGTTCGGATTTGTGAAAACCCAGGAATCATTCAAGAAAAGCTAGCAGAAATGATAAAGGTTGATCGAACAACGGCAGCTCGCGCTATAAAAAAATTAGAGATAAATAAATTCATTGAAAAAAAAGAAGATATCCAAAACAAAAAGATAAAAAAGCTTTTTCCAACTGAAAAAGGCATGAGTGTTTTTCCAATTATTAAAAGAGAAAATGAGTATTCAAACGAAGTGGCGTTAAACGGATTTTCAAAACAAGAAGTGGAAATGATGGTCGACCTACTTAAACGTGCAAGAAGGAACGTTGAAAAAGACTGGGAGTTTGTTAAAAAAGGAAATAAAAGAACGTATGAATAA
- a CDS encoding amino acid permease, producing the protein MPQQDLKKEIGFLAALTTVIGTVIGAGVFFKPTAVYGATGSASLGLIAWLIGGLLTICAGLTAAELSAAIPETGGMMAYLKRTYGNLVAFLLGWAQTVIYFPANIAALAIIFGTQTISLFGLTANDNQSLIVIIAIATALFLTLMNFLGAKAAGAIQTIATVCKLIPLVLIIIFGLLHKGDVPFQLFPVEAGADKDFLTALGSGLLATMFAYDGWILVGNIAGEMKNPKKDLPRAIILGLSAVMTVYLLINVAFLMVMSAASLAGTDTPASDAASLIFGAFGGKFVSIGILISVFGSINGYVMTGMRIPYAMATENKLPFSKWFGRLSKKSKVPYNSGIFILFIAVIMMTIGGFNTLTDMLVFVIWIFYTMTFAAVLILRKREPDLQRPYRVPLYPVLPLISLLGGLFIVINTLFTQTTLALWGLGITALGLPIYFAMKKNHINN; encoded by the coding sequence TTGCCGCAGCAAGATTTAAAAAAGGAAATTGGGTTCTTAGCTGCTCTTACGACAGTTATTGGAACAGTTATTGGAGCGGGTGTGTTTTTTAAACCAACCGCTGTTTATGGAGCGACTGGCTCTGCTAGCCTTGGACTTATAGCCTGGTTAATTGGCGGGCTTTTAACAATATGTGCAGGCCTTACAGCTGCTGAATTATCAGCTGCTATTCCTGAAACAGGAGGAATGATGGCCTATCTAAAAAGAACGTATGGAAACCTTGTTGCGTTTTTGCTTGGGTGGGCACAGACGGTTATCTACTTTCCAGCTAATATTGCTGCGCTTGCGATTATCTTTGGAACGCAAACAATCAGCTTATTTGGCTTAACGGCAAACGATAATCAATCTCTCATTGTTATAATTGCTATTGCTACTGCGTTATTTTTGACCTTAATGAATTTTTTAGGTGCAAAAGCTGCGGGGGCAATTCAAACGATTGCCACTGTTTGTAAGCTCATCCCACTAGTACTCATTATTATCTTTGGTTTATTACATAAGGGAGACGTACCGTTTCAGCTGTTTCCAGTAGAAGCAGGGGCAGATAAAGACTTTTTAACAGCGCTGGGATCAGGGTTACTGGCGACCATGTTTGCGTATGACGGCTGGATTTTAGTTGGAAACATTGCAGGGGAAATGAAGAATCCGAAAAAAGATCTTCCAAGAGCTATTATTCTTGGCTTATCTGCTGTTATGACGGTATATCTTCTTATTAACGTTGCGTTTCTTATGGTCATGTCGGCAGCGTCATTAGCGGGTACAGATACGCCAGCATCAGATGCTGCAAGCTTAATTTTTGGTGCTTTTGGTGGGAAGTTTGTCAGTATCGGTATTTTAATTTCTGTATTTGGCTCAATCAATGGTTACGTGATGACAGGAATGCGTATCCCTTATGCGATGGCAACAGAGAATAAGCTTCCATTCAGTAAATGGTTTGGGCGCCTTTCGAAAAAAAGTAAAGTACCTTATAATTCGGGCATTTTTATTTTGTTTATCGCCGTTATTATGATGACAATCGGCGGATTTAACACGCTAACGGACATGCTGGTGTTTGTTATTTGGATTTTCTACACGATGACTTTTGCGGCTGTGCTTATTTTACGTAAGCGTGAACCCGATCTTCAAAGACCTTATCGAGTACCACTTTATCCTGTACTACCACTTATTTCGTTACTAGGTGGATTGTTTATTGTGATTAATACGCTTTTTACACAAACAACGCTTGCTTTGTGGGGGTTAGGTATTACGGCTCTTGGTTTACCGATTTACTTTGCAATGAAAAAGAATCATATTAATAATTAG
- a CDS encoding VOC family protein produces MKKQITPYLSFNGNAMEALEFYKEVFEGQIQEIQTFGEADFPTPPEAHDRIMHAKFQNEELFFMVSDSFPGQAVASGSNISLVLEFEDKQEIDTVYQRLSKNGTVIMELQDTFWGARYAKVKDPFNVTWDLNHTYSK; encoded by the coding sequence ATGAAGAAACAAATTACACCCTATTTATCTTTTAATGGAAATGCCATGGAAGCTTTAGAGTTTTATAAGGAAGTTTTTGAAGGCCAAATTCAAGAAATACAAACGTTTGGAGAAGCAGATTTCCCAACTCCTCCAGAAGCTCACGATAGAATTATGCACGCTAAGTTTCAAAATGAAGAACTATTTTTCATGGTTTCTGACTCTTTTCCTGGTCAAGCTGTAGCATCTGGAAGCAATATTTCTTTAGTTTTAGAGTTTGAAGACAAGCAAGAGATTGATACTGTTTATCAGCGTTTATCAAAAAACGGCACTGTTATTATGGAGCTACAAGATACGTTTTGGGGAGCCCGCTACGCAAAAGTAAAAGATCCCTTTAATGTTACATGGGATTTAAACCATACGTACAGCAAGTAG
- a CDS encoding SDR family oxidoreductase, translating to MYTLVTGFNGKVGFEVARKLKASHQPIKCAVRNTEKAKQIYGDQYEFTSLDFSDPTTFQHALKDISKIFLIYPPGDQIEFEEFLTHAKQHGVSHIIYLSVKDVQFLPFIHHFKNEKLIKKLTIPYTFIRAGYFMQNLNDFLGSELKIRHRIYVPAGKGKTSFVDTRDIAEVVSNVLQGDEKHHYQKYVITGNEALDFYEVASRMSEVLQTPIHYANPSIKEFREFMLKIGEDERFINVVIGIHIPTKLGLAKGIKNDFQILTSRKPTAISTYIENYKDKWL from the coding sequence ATGTATACGCTTGTTACCGGGTTTAATGGAAAGGTTGGGTTTGAAGTTGCTAGAAAACTAAAAGCATCTCATCAACCTATAAAGTGTGCAGTAAGAAACACAGAGAAAGCAAAGCAAATATACGGCGATCAATATGAATTTACTTCTCTTGACTTTTCAGATCCTACTACTTTTCAGCATGCCTTAAAGGATATTAGTAAAATCTTTCTTATTTATCCACCTGGAGATCAGATTGAATTTGAAGAATTTTTAACTCATGCAAAACAGCATGGCGTGAGTCACATCATTTATTTATCTGTCAAAGATGTACAGTTTTTACCTTTCATTCATCACTTTAAAAATGAAAAATTAATCAAGAAGCTTACCATTCCTTACACGTTTATACGCGCTGGGTACTTCATGCAAAATCTAAATGATTTTCTAGGTAGCGAATTAAAGATTAGACACCGAATTTATGTACCTGCTGGAAAAGGAAAAACTAGCTTTGTAGATACAAGAGACATTGCGGAAGTAGTCTCCAATGTTTTGCAAGGAGATGAGAAACATCATTATCAAAAGTATGTGATTACTGGTAATGAAGCATTGGATTTTTATGAGGTGGCTTCTCGAATGAGTGAAGTACTTCAAACTCCTATTCATTATGCTAATCCTTCAATAAAAGAGTTTAGAGAGTTCATGCTTAAAATCGGAGAAGATGAAAGATTTATTAATGTAGTGATTGGGATTCATATCCCGACAAAACTTGGTCTAGCTAAAGGCATTAAGAATGACTTTCAAATTCTTACGTCTAGAAAACCTACTGCTATTTCAACTTACATTGAAAATTATAAAGATAAATGGCTCTAG
- a CDS encoding GNAT family N-acetyltransferase codes for MNNTCIGQIRIIKDWNRFCYIESISTKKEYRGSGVGTLLLNKAEEWAKQRQLIGMSLETQDDNLGACRFYVKQGFSLGGVDTLKQSYNPNIETTLYWYKVFK; via the coding sequence ATGAATAATACTTGCATAGGACAAATTAGAATAATTAAAGATTGGAATCGCTTCTGTTATATTGAAAGTATTTCTACTAAAAAAGAGTATAGGGGCAGCGGAGTTGGAACGTTGCTCTTAAATAAAGCAGAAGAGTGGGCAAAACAAAGGCAACTTATAGGAATGTCCTTGGAAACACAAGATGATAATCTTGGTGCGTGCAGATTTTATGTAAAACAAGGATTCAGCCTAGGCGGAGTTGACACACTAAAGCAGTCATACAACCCTAATATTGAAACAACTTTATACTGGTATAAAGTGTTCAAGTAA